A genomic window from Agrobacterium tumefaciens includes:
- a CDS encoding ABC transporter substrate-binding protein, whose amino-acid sequence MRDGDKFSLGVTRRTFVAGLGGVAALSVIGTSARAATGKEAPELAALVKDGKLPPLAERLPKNPMVVTPHEKIGTYGGTLRRGLRGSSDHNGILRMVGNQGLVRWNMDFTEVLPNLAEKWEVNDDASQFTFHLLQGAKWSDGHPFTADDVVFAIEDCIKNKELYSATPAQLSVAGKAVDVEKVDDFTVKFKFAAPNALYLENLATPLGQHPTLFAKHYCSKFLPKYNTSLDADVKAAGVSSWTELFRAKCGDIEIPSRWSNVDKPTLDPWVVKEPYSGGATRVVMTRNPYFWQVDTEGNQLPYIDEVNFGISQDVESLMLNVISGKIDIQERHISVLANKPTLSQNMKKGDYRLLTLVPSASQQCQIYLNITHKDPAMRKMFADKSFRQALSIALNRQEIIDIVYFGQSEGYQAGPRPTHPWYNEKLARQFTEYDADKANDLLDKAGYDKKNGNGMRLRPDGQPIFFSIDVIPTLYPDLVDALELVKAQWAQIGVDIKVNTIERALYYTRGDDNAHDAAVWPGPGGLDPMLDPRDFFAFHPQGSRYAIPWALWYTSNGQKGEEPPESQKKRFKLFDEARSTADLAKRGEKMKQIFDIAAEEFETIGLCLAVGGFGIIRNNLRNVPETEPDSWTWPNPGPALPQQFTFTS is encoded by the coding sequence ATGCGCGATGGGGATAAATTTTCGCTTGGCGTGACGCGCCGGACCTTTGTGGCGGGGCTTGGCGGCGTCGCCGCCCTTTCCGTCATCGGGACCTCGGCGCGGGCCGCCACCGGCAAAGAAGCGCCGGAACTGGCAGCCTTGGTAAAAGACGGCAAATTGCCGCCCCTGGCCGAGCGGCTGCCGAAAAATCCGATGGTGGTGACACCGCACGAAAAGATCGGCACCTATGGCGGCACATTGCGCCGTGGCCTGCGCGGTTCATCGGACCATAATGGCATTCTGCGCATGGTCGGCAATCAGGGGCTGGTTCGCTGGAACATGGATTTCACCGAGGTTCTGCCGAACCTTGCCGAGAAATGGGAGGTTAATGACGACGCTTCGCAGTTCACCTTCCATCTGTTGCAGGGCGCGAAATGGTCGGACGGCCACCCCTTCACCGCAGATGACGTGGTGTTCGCCATCGAGGACTGCATCAAGAACAAGGAGCTTTACAGCGCCACCCCGGCCCAGCTTTCCGTGGCCGGCAAGGCGGTCGATGTCGAGAAGGTCGACGATTTCACGGTCAAGTTCAAATTCGCCGCGCCGAACGCGCTCTATCTAGAAAACCTCGCTACACCGCTCGGCCAGCATCCAACGCTGTTCGCCAAGCATTATTGCAGCAAGTTCCTGCCGAAATACAATACGTCGCTGGATGCCGATGTGAAGGCGGCCGGCGTATCGAGCTGGACGGAACTGTTCCGCGCCAAGTGCGGTGATATCGAAATTCCGTCGCGCTGGTCGAATGTCGACAAGCCGACGCTTGATCCGTGGGTGGTGAAGGAACCCTATTCCGGCGGCGCGACCCGGGTTGTGATGACCCGCAATCCTTACTTCTGGCAGGTTGATACCGAAGGTAACCAGCTTCCTTACATCGACGAAGTCAATTTCGGCATTTCGCAGGATGTCGAATCGCTGATGCTGAATGTCATTTCCGGCAAGATCGACATTCAGGAGCGCCATATCAGCGTTCTCGCCAACAAGCCGACCCTGTCGCAGAACATGAAAAAAGGTGATTACCGTCTGCTGACGCTGGTGCCGTCCGCCTCGCAGCAGTGCCAGATCTACCTGAACATCACCCATAAAGACCCGGCAATGCGCAAGATGTTTGCCGACAAGTCCTTCCGTCAGGCGCTGTCCATTGCGCTCAACCGGCAGGAAATCATCGACATCGTTTATTTCGGCCAGAGCGAGGGATATCAGGCCGGGCCACGCCCGACGCACCCCTGGTATAATGAAAAGCTGGCGCGCCAGTTCACCGAATATGACGCCGACAAGGCGAATGATCTTCTCGACAAGGCCGGTTACGACAAGAAGAACGGCAATGGCATGCGGCTGCGTCCTGACGGCCAGCCGATTTTCTTCTCGATCGATGTCATCCCGACGCTTTATCCGGATCTTGTCGATGCGCTGGAACTGGTGAAGGCACAGTGGGCGCAGATCGGCGTTGATATCAAGGTCAACACCATCGAACGCGCGCTCTATTACACGCGTGGCGATGACAACGCCCATGATGCGGCGGTCTGGCCTGGCCCCGGCGGTCTCGATCCAATGCTCGACCCGCGCGATTTCTTCGCCTTCCATCCACAGGGGTCGCGTTACGCCATTCCGTGGGCGCTCTGGTATACGTCCAACGGCCAGAAGGGTGAGGAACCACCGGAAAGCCAGAAGAAACGCTTCAAGCTGTTCGACGAGGCGCGTTCGACGGCCGACCTTGCCAAGCGCGGTGAGAAGATGAAGCAGATCTTCGACATAGCGGCGGAAGAGTTCGAGACGATCGGTCTCTGCCTTGCCGTGGGTGGTTTCGGCATCATCCGCAACAATCTGCGCAATGTGCCGGAAACGGAACCCGACAGCTGGACCTGGCCCAATCCCGGCCCGGCGCTGCCGCAACAGTTCACCTTCACAAGCTGA
- a CDS encoding ABC transporter permease: MLLFIVKRLLWMIPSLFAVSFLAFVLIQLPPGDYVTTYIATLAASNEVIDHNTAAQLRERFGLDDPMIVQYLKWIWGIISRGDFGISFEWQQPVSGLIWERMALTLVLAIASLLATWAIALPIGVFSAVRKYSIGDYLFTAFSFFGLSIPSFLLALVLMYVAAVEFGADVGGLFSAEYETASWSIAKMMDLMAHIWLPVAILAVSSTASLIRVMRANMLDELPKPYVTTARAKGLSEFRLLTKYPLRIALNPFISTIAWLLPNLISGSVVVAIVLNLPTAAPLLLQSLMAQDMYLAGAFVLLICALTLIGSLISDILLALVDPRIRLE, from the coding sequence ATGCTGCTTTTTATCGTAAAACGCCTGCTGTGGATGATCCCGTCCCTGTTTGCCGTCAGTTTCCTTGCCTTTGTCCTGATCCAGCTGCCGCCCGGCGACTATGTGACAACCTATATCGCCACCCTGGCCGCTTCCAACGAGGTCATTGACCACAATACGGCGGCGCAGCTGCGCGAACGTTTCGGCCTCGATGACCCGATGATCGTGCAATATCTGAAATGGATATGGGGCATTATCAGCCGTGGTGATTTCGGCATCTCGTTCGAGTGGCAGCAGCCGGTTTCCGGCCTCATCTGGGAACGCATGGCGCTGACGCTGGTTCTGGCCATCGCAAGCCTTCTCGCCACCTGGGCCATAGCTCTTCCCATCGGCGTCTTCTCCGCCGTGCGCAAATATTCGATCGGCGATTATCTCTTTACCGCCTTCTCCTTCTTCGGCCTTTCCATACCCTCGTTTCTGCTGGCGCTGGTGCTGATGTATGTGGCGGCGGTGGAGTTCGGGGCCGATGTTGGCGGGCTGTTTTCGGCAGAATATGAAACGGCGTCCTGGAGCATCGCCAAGATGATGGATCTCATGGCCCATATCTGGCTGCCGGTCGCCATCCTTGCCGTGTCATCCACCGCAAGCCTCATCCGCGTCATGCGTGCCAATATGCTGGACGAATTGCCCAAGCCCTATGTGACCACGGCGCGTGCGAAGGGTTTGTCGGAGTTCAGGCTGCTGACGAAATATCCGCTCAGAATTGCGCTCAACCCGTTCATTTCCACCATCGCATGGCTGCTGCCCAACCTCATTTCGGGCTCGGTCGTGGTCGCCATCGTGCTCAATCTGCCGACGGCGGCACCACTGCTTCTGCAGTCGTTGATGGCGCAGGACATGTATCTCGCCGGCGCTTTCGTGCTGTTGATCTGCGCGCTGACGCTGATCGGTTCGCTGATCAGCGACATCCTGCTTGCGCTGGTCGATCCGCGCATCCGTCTCGAATAG
- a CDS encoding ABC transporter permease translates to MSDITMTTNTRQDRAAVASQWQLIWWAFKRHKLAMAALFITIAMYIVALVPGFFAINDPVLQNARATFHPPQRVHFIDTTDGFSLGMHYYPLKLTRNPETLAAVFVEDTAKKIPVQLFGRGYEYSVFGLFNTDIHLLASTDKTRPLFLFGADRLGRDVFSRVVQGSQISLSIGLVGVFFSLLLGVVLGGISGYYGGRIDFVMQRVIDFVLSLPTIPIWLALAAALPQGWPATLQYMMITIILSLTGWAQLARVVRGRFLSLRTEEFVAAARLDGVPEGRIIFRHMLPSFSSHIIASVTLAVPAMILAETSLSFLGLGLQPPTISWGVLLREAQNIRSIATAPWLFLPGVAVVVAVMALNLLGDGLRDAADPYNK, encoded by the coding sequence ATGAGCGATATCACTATGACCACCAACACCCGGCAGGACCGCGCCGCCGTCGCTTCGCAGTGGCAGCTCATCTGGTGGGCGTTCAAGCGCCACAAGCTGGCCATGGCCGCCCTGTTCATCACCATCGCCATGTATATCGTCGCGCTGGTGCCGGGCTTCTTCGCCATCAACGATCCGGTGCTGCAGAACGCCCGCGCCACCTTCCATCCGCCGCAGCGCGTGCATTTCATCGATACGACCGACGGTTTCTCGCTCGGAATGCATTATTATCCGCTGAAGCTGACCCGCAATCCCGAGACGCTGGCGGCGGTGTTCGTCGAAGATACCGCGAAGAAAATCCCGGTCCAGCTTTTCGGTCGAGGTTACGAATATTCCGTGTTCGGCCTGTTCAACACGGATATCCATCTGCTGGCCTCCACCGACAAGACGCGACCGCTCTTTCTCTTCGGTGCGGATCGTCTCGGCCGTGATGTCTTCAGCCGCGTCGTGCAGGGGTCGCAGATTTCCCTGTCGATCGGTCTTGTCGGCGTGTTTTTCTCGCTGCTGCTCGGTGTCGTTCTCGGCGGCATCTCCGGTTATTATGGCGGCCGCATCGATTTCGTCATGCAGCGGGTGATCGACTTCGTCTTGTCGCTGCCCACCATTCCCATCTGGCTGGCGCTGGCCGCCGCATTGCCGCAGGGCTGGCCGGCAACGCTGCAATACATGATGATCACCATCATCCTGTCCCTGACCGGCTGGGCGCAGCTTGCCCGCGTCGTGCGCGGCCGGTTCCTGTCGCTCAGAACCGAAGAGTTCGTGGCTGCGGCCCGGCTGGATGGCGTGCCGGAAGGGCGCATCATCTTCCGCCATATGTTGCCGAGTTTTTCGAGCCATATCATCGCCTCGGTCACGCTTGCGGTTCCGGCGATGATCCTTGCGGAAACCTCGCTGTCCTTCCTTGGCCTCGGCCTTCAGCCGCCGACGATTTCCTGGGGCGTGCTGCTGCGCGAGGCGCAGAATATCCGCTCGATCGCGACCGCACCCTGGTTGTTCCTGCCCGGTGTGGCTGTTGTCGTTGCCGTCATGGCGCTCAATCTGCTCGGTGACGGCCTGCGCGACGCAGCCGACCCCTATAACAAGTGA
- a CDS encoding ABC transporter ATP-binding protein — MSDILSMKPAKPLLEVRNLVTEFPVRNGVFRAVNDLSFSIDPGKTLCVVGESGSGKSVTARSILQIIDSPGYIASGSIILNRADGTSLDLAKLDPRSRAIRSVRGADIAMIFQEPMSSLSPVHTVGDQITEVLRLHLKMTKAQARAEAIELLRQVEIPNPEKALDRYAFQYSGGMRQRAMIAMALACKPQLLIADEPTTALDVTTQAEILDLISRLQKAHGMAVLFITHDMGVVAQIADDVLVMHHGVAKEYGTVDEIFHSPQDSYTRMLIGSVLKLEQKAEIRLARPPLDLAAAPILEVNDLSMHFGEMKALDGVSIKLLPGETLGIVGESGSGKTTMGRSIMRLYDPTGGEMRYRRADGTVVDLAKIEGAELKAARRELRMVFQDPFGSLNPRMTVAQVIGEPLLVNGIARGRELDERVCALMEQVGLDPIGRERYPHAFSGGQRQRIGIARAITLKPRIIVADEATSALDVSVRFQVLDLLMRLQDELGLAYIFISHDIGVIRYMCDRVGVMYRGKLVEVGEAEKVCNAPDHPYTQALLSAIPRPDPRDRDRTRRFRYVEPSEIKNGVAAR; from the coding sequence ATGAGCGATATTCTCTCCATGAAGCCAGCAAAACCGCTGCTTGAAGTCCGCAATCTCGTCACCGAGTTCCCGGTCCGAAACGGTGTTTTCCGGGCGGTCAACGATCTGTCTTTTTCCATCGATCCCGGCAAGACACTCTGTGTCGTCGGTGAAAGCGGCTCCGGAAAATCCGTCACCGCCCGCTCTATCCTGCAAATTATCGACAGCCCCGGTTACATCGCGTCCGGGTCGATCATCCTCAATCGCGCCGATGGCACGTCGCTTGATCTGGCAAAGCTCGATCCGCGCAGCCGGGCCATCCGCTCGGTGCGCGGCGCTGACATCGCCATGATTTTCCAGGAGCCGATGTCGTCGCTTTCCCCGGTCCATACCGTCGGTGACCAGATCACCGAAGTTCTGCGCCTGCACCTGAAAATGACGAAGGCACAGGCGCGGGCTGAGGCCATCGAACTGCTGCGGCAGGTGGAAATTCCCAATCCCGAAAAGGCGCTGGATCGGTATGCCTTTCAATATTCGGGCGGTATGCGCCAGCGCGCCATGATCGCCATGGCGCTGGCCTGCAAACCGCAGCTGTTGATCGCCGACGAACCGACGACGGCGCTCGACGTCACTACACAGGCCGAAATCCTCGACCTGATATCGCGGCTGCAAAAGGCGCATGGCATGGCGGTGCTGTTCATCACCCATGACATGGGCGTGGTGGCGCAGATTGCCGATGATGTGCTGGTCATGCATCACGGTGTCGCCAAGGAATATGGCACTGTCGATGAGATATTCCACAGCCCGCAGGACTCCTATACCCGCATGTTGATCGGCTCGGTCCTGAAACTGGAGCAGAAAGCGGAAATCCGGCTTGCCCGTCCGCCGCTCGATCTTGCCGCAGCGCCCATCCTCGAAGTCAACGACCTCTCCATGCATTTCGGTGAGATGAAGGCGCTGGATGGCGTCTCGATCAAGCTGTTGCCCGGCGAGACGCTTGGCATTGTCGGTGAAAGCGGTTCGGGCAAGACCACGATGGGCCGCTCCATCATGCGCCTTTACGATCCGACCGGCGGTGAAATGCGTTATCGCCGGGCGGATGGCACGGTGGTCGATCTGGCCAAAATCGAAGGCGCCGAGCTGAAAGCCGCGCGGCGCGAGTTGCGCATGGTTTTCCAGGACCCGTTCGGTTCTCTCAATCCGCGCATGACGGTGGCGCAGGTCATCGGCGAACCATTGCTGGTCAACGGTATTGCCAGGGGCAGGGAGCTGGATGAGCGCGTCTGCGCCCTGATGGAGCAGGTGGGGCTTGATCCGATCGGGCGTGAGCGTTACCCGCACGCCTTTTCCGGCGGCCAGCGCCAGCGCATCGGCATCGCCCGCGCCATCACGCTGAAGCCGCGCATCATCGTGGCGGATGAGGCGACCTCGGCGCTTGATGTTTCGGTGCGGTTCCAGGTGCTTGATCTTTTGATGCGGCTACAGGACGAGCTAGGGCTCGCCTATATCTTCATCAGTCACGATATCGGCGTTATCAGATACATGTGCGACCGCGTCGGGGTGATGTATCGCGGCAAGCTGGTGGAAGTGGGAGAGGCGGAAAAGGTGTGCAACGCGCCGGATCATCCTTATACGCAGGCGCTTCTTTCCGCCATTCCGCGCCCTGACCCACGCGACCGGGATCGCACCCGAAGGTTCCGTTATGTCGAGCCATCCGAGATCAAGAACGGGGTAGCGGCCCGATAA
- a CDS encoding galactarate dehydratase: MKIDRMRVFVTRDKDRPRVVVALDTDDGLTGWGECYNHGPDLALPPLLDYLYGFLAGQDPTRVEYLYNLLLQQNRFPPGALGLSAISALDHCLWDLAAKAAGVPVYKLLGGEVRDRIKVYAGVYTAPDAPAAKEEFDRLNEDWGFTAFKLSPWRVDIHAHRWGEVVRSSAEYFRSLRETVRPDYDIAFDAHAKIFEPAAARQLGNALAPYDPLFFEEPLRPENIEMWGDLKQGLNCTLATGESLYNRNEFLRLLQVKGADIIQPDICVVGGISEMRRIATLAEAHFVSIAPHNPMGPLATAVNVHFSAAQQNFRILEYRLPKGQCYVYGGTDLEKREDETRYVVDPYLPKDGYLELRPDRPGWGVEMDEKAMQEDGYVHWQRRVPKRPDGSYAFA, translated from the coding sequence ATGAAAATCGATCGCATGCGGGTATTCGTCACCCGCGACAAGGACCGTCCCCGCGTTGTCGTCGCTCTCGATACCGATGACGGTCTGACCGGCTGGGGTGAATGTTACAATCACGGCCCCGATCTCGCCTTACCGCCGTTGCTGGATTACCTCTACGGTTTCCTTGCCGGGCAGGATCCGACACGGGTGGAGTATCTCTACAATCTTCTTCTGCAACAGAACCGTTTTCCGCCCGGCGCGCTTGGTCTGTCGGCAATCTCGGCGCTTGACCATTGCCTGTGGGACCTTGCCGCCAAGGCGGCCGGCGTGCCGGTCTACAAGCTGCTGGGCGGCGAAGTGCGTGACCGCATCAAGGTCTATGCCGGTGTCTATACGGCCCCGGACGCACCGGCAGCGAAAGAAGAGTTCGACCGTCTGAACGAGGACTGGGGCTTCACGGCTTTCAAGCTTAGCCCGTGGCGCGTCGATATCCACGCCCATCGCTGGGGAGAGGTGGTGCGCAGTTCGGCCGAATATTTCCGCTCGCTTCGCGAGACCGTTCGTCCCGATTACGATATCGCCTTTGATGCCCATGCCAAGATTTTCGAGCCTGCCGCTGCCCGCCAGCTCGGCAACGCGCTTGCGCCTTACGATCCGCTGTTCTTCGAAGAGCCTTTGCGTCCGGAAAACATCGAGATGTGGGGAGACCTGAAACAGGGGCTGAACTGCACGCTGGCAACAGGTGAAAGTCTTTATAATCGCAATGAGTTCCTGCGGCTTCTTCAAGTAAAGGGTGCGGATATCATTCAGCCTGATATCTGCGTCGTCGGCGGTATTTCGGAGATGCGCCGCATCGCCACGCTTGCGGAAGCCCACTTCGTCAGCATCGCGCCGCACAACCCGATGGGGCCGCTCGCCACCGCCGTCAATGTGCATTTCTCCGCCGCCCAGCAGAATTTCCGCATTCTCGAATACCGGCTGCCGAAAGGGCAATGCTATGTCTATGGCGGCACCGATCTGGAAAAACGCGAGGATGAAACACGTTATGTCGTCGACCCCTACCTGCCGAAGGATGGATATCTGGAACTGAGGCCGGATCGCCCCGGCTGGGGTGTGGAGATGGATGAAAAAGCCATGCAGGAGGATGGCTATGTTCATTGGCAGAGACGGGTGCCGAAGCGGCCTGACGGATCCTATGCCTTTGCCTGA
- a CDS encoding aldose 1-epimerase: MPLPETVAISCGQLSARLRPAWGGRMTHLHHADYGDILVPTSEDAFEPFNWPRAGAYPLFPFHNRLYGGSFVHAGIRHDLLPHPALAPDAMHGPAHRRGWEISGLASDRAGLVLDYEADGEWPFSFRAEQSFLLEDAGLTVELSITNLGDVPAPMALGWHPYLAAGLGCDAQTDAGLQYPLDPQNVPTGEPAISRHTAAIPASTGYTLHYTGWSNAHVQLGRFSLLIEADPVFGHLAVHRMDRYLCLEPVSMAAGALGLPEVHREALGIRIVAPGARLSGRIRLSISS; the protein is encoded by the coding sequence ATGCCTTTGCCTGAAACGGTTGCGATAAGCTGCGGGCAGCTCTCTGCCCGCCTGCGCCCCGCCTGGGGCGGCAGAATGACCCATCTGCACCACGCGGACTACGGCGATATTCTGGTGCCGACAAGCGAGGACGCTTTCGAGCCTTTCAACTGGCCGCGCGCCGGAGCCTATCCGCTGTTTCCTTTCCACAACCGGCTTTATGGCGGCTCCTTCGTTCATGCGGGCATCCGCCATGACCTCCTACCACATCCTGCGCTCGCGCCGGATGCCATGCATGGGCCTGCTCATCGGCGGGGCTGGGAGATTTCAGGTCTGGCTTCGGATCGGGCCGGGCTGGTACTTGATTATGAGGCTGACGGGGAATGGCCATTTTCCTTCCGGGCCGAACAGTCCTTTCTGCTTGAAGACGCCGGCCTCACGGTGGAACTGTCGATCACCAATCTGGGGGATGTGCCGGCACCAATGGCGCTGGGATGGCACCCCTATCTGGCTGCCGGCCTTGGCTGCGACGCGCAGACGGATGCAGGGCTGCAATATCCGCTGGACCCGCAGAACGTGCCGACCGGCGAGCCTGCAATTTCCCGCCACACGGCCGCCATTCCCGCATCGACGGGGTACACGCTGCATTACACCGGCTGGTCAAATGCGCATGTGCAATTGGGCAGGTTTTCACTGTTGATCGAGGCCGATCCCGTTTTCGGCCATCTGGCTGTTCACCGCATGGACCGCTATCTTTGCCTCGAGCCCGTTTCCATGGCGGCCGGAGCGCTCGGCCTGCCGGAGGTGCACCGGGAAGCGCTTGGTATCAGGATCGTCGCGCCCGGCGCGCGTCTGTCAGGGCGCATCCGGCTTTCCATCAGCTCCTGA
- a CDS encoding FadR/GntR family transcriptional regulator codes for MNQYKIGSSKWCGVAAGPNDNSNYALARLRDYIQANHLTRDGRLPTERAFAETFNVGRRSIRRALEVLEAEGLIWRRQGAGTFVGEKPDDWSVQVTELVAGTDFMEIMEVRLRIEPQLAQLAAMRAKPAEVERMRALVQKTGQSTDADAKELWDGSLHRQIAQSAGNKLFLSIFDVVNRIRQDDAWQSIRELARRSGTNGRASFEQHMAIVEAIADRDPARAGEAMRQHLLMHQERLIRATSLGFLEEETGEGNAAEADNSLTEAS; via the coding sequence ATGAACCAATATAAGATTGGTTCAAGCAAATGGTGCGGTGTGGCGGCAGGCCCTAACGATAATTCCAACTACGCCTTGGCGCGGTTACGTGACTATATTCAGGCGAATCATCTCACCAGAGATGGGCGTTTGCCGACGGAGCGGGCCTTTGCGGAGACTTTTAATGTCGGCCGTCGTTCAATCCGCCGCGCTCTGGAGGTTCTGGAGGCCGAGGGCCTGATCTGGCGGCGGCAGGGGGCCGGAACCTTTGTGGGTGAAAAACCGGACGATTGGTCCGTACAGGTCACGGAATTGGTTGCGGGTACGGATTTCATGGAAATCATGGAAGTGCGCCTGCGCATCGAACCGCAGCTGGCGCAGCTTGCGGCCATGCGCGCCAAACCGGCCGAGGTGGAGCGCATGCGCGCCCTTGTTCAAAAGACCGGCCAGAGCACGGATGCCGACGCCAAGGAATTATGGGATGGTTCGCTCCATCGCCAGATCGCCCAGAGCGCCGGCAACAAGCTTTTCCTGTCGATCTTCGATGTCGTCAACCGCATTCGCCAGGACGATGCATGGCAGTCGATCCGCGAGCTTGCCCGGCGCAGCGGCACGAATGGCAGGGCGTCTTTCGAGCAGCATATGGCCATTGTCGAGGCCATTGCCGACCGCGATCCGGCGCGCGCCGGTGAAGCCATGCGCCAGCATCTTCTCATGCATCAGGAAAGGCTGATCCGCGCCACCTCGCTCGGCTTTCTGGAGGAGGAAACCGGGGAGGGCAATGCGGCCGAAGCCGATAATTCGCTGACCGAGGCCTCCTGA
- a CDS encoding ABC transporter substrate-binding protein codes for MKKIQTLTAALLASALLAAPALSSELRIGLNDDADVLDPAQSRTFVGRIVYTAMCDKLVDISQDMKIMPQLATEWAWSEGGKVLTMKIRDGVKFHNGETLDAAAVVATIERNITLPESRRKSELSSVEKVEATGPLEVKFTLKTPDVTLLAQLSDRAGMIVEPKAAKELGANFGSKPVCAGPFKFVERIQQDRIVLEKFADYWDKDKVLVDKVVYLPIPDTTVKLANLRAGDLDIAERISASDAESVRNDAKLTYADVIGPGYMAMYVNMNNGARADNPLGKDKRLRQAFSYAIDREAIGQIVFEGTSKGGNQAFPPTSPWFNQSLPVPPRDIDKAKQLMKEAGYETLDVELQHANNTTQTQMMQVIQSMVAEAGFNVTLKATEFATLLSEQTAGNYQLSRSDWSGRIDPDGNLHQFVTCKGGINDVKYCNPEVDKLLNEARASTEDAVRKEKYDAASVILNDDMPIIYLGHQPYAYAISNKVKGWAPSPDGMIRLLGVSKD; via the coding sequence ATGAAGAAAATCCAGACATTGACTGCGGCGCTATTGGCAAGCGCATTGCTGGCCGCGCCGGCGCTATCGTCCGAATTGCGCATCGGCCTGAACGACGATGCCGATGTGCTCGACCCCGCGCAGTCGCGCACCTTCGTCGGCCGCATCGTCTACACCGCCATGTGCGACAAGCTGGTGGATATCTCGCAGGACATGAAGATCATGCCGCAGCTGGCTACCGAATGGGCGTGGTCCGAAGGCGGCAAGGTGCTGACCATGAAAATCCGCGATGGCGTCAAGTTCCACAATGGCGAGACGCTGGACGCGGCCGCCGTTGTCGCCACCATCGAGCGCAATATCACGCTGCCGGAATCGCGCCGCAAAAGCGAGCTGTCCTCGGTCGAGAAGGTTGAGGCGACGGGACCGCTGGAGGTGAAATTCACGCTGAAGACGCCTGACGTTACCCTTCTGGCGCAGCTTTCCGACCGCGCCGGCATGATCGTTGAACCCAAGGCGGCCAAGGAACTGGGCGCGAATTTTGGTTCGAAACCGGTTTGCGCGGGGCCGTTCAAATTTGTCGAGCGTATCCAGCAGGACCGTATCGTGCTCGAGAAATTCGCTGACTATTGGGATAAGGACAAGGTCCTCGTAGACAAGGTCGTTTATCTGCCGATCCCCGATACGACCGTGAAGCTTGCAAACCTTCGTGCAGGCGACCTCGATATCGCCGAGCGTATTTCGGCGTCCGATGCGGAATCCGTCAGGAACGACGCCAAGCTGACCTATGCCGATGTGATCGGGCCGGGTTACATGGCCATGTATGTCAACATGAACAATGGCGCGCGTGCGGATAATCCGCTCGGCAAGGACAAGCGCCTGCGTCAGGCATTCTCCTATGCCATTGACCGCGAGGCGATCGGCCAGATCGTCTTTGAAGGCACCTCCAAGGGCGGTAATCAGGCCTTTCCGCCGACGAGCCCCTGGTTCAACCAGAGCCTGCCGGTGCCGCCACGCGATATCGACAAGGCCAAGCAGCTGATGAAGGAAGCGGGTTACGAGACGCTCGACGTCGAGCTTCAGCACGCCAACAACACCACGCAGACACAGATGATGCAGGTCATCCAGTCCATGGTGGCCGAGGCCGGCTTCAACGTCACCCTGAAGGCAACCGAGTTTGCGACGCTTCTGTCCGAACAGACCGCCGGCAACTACCAGCTCAGCCGTTCCGACTGGTCGGGACGTATCGATCCCGATGGCAACCTGCACCAGTTCGTCACCTGCAAGGGCGGCATCAACGACGTGAAATATTGCAATCCCGAGGTCGACAAGCTGCTGAACGAGGCCCGCGCCTCGACCGAAGATGCGGTCCGCAAGGAAAAATACGATGCCGCAAGTGTCATCCTCAACGATGACATGCCGATCATCTATCTCGGCCACCAGCCTTATGCCTATGCCATCTCCAACAAGGTCAAGGGCTGGGCACCGTCGCCGGATGGCATGATCCGTCTTCTCGGCGTCAGCAAGGACTGA